From Peromyscus maniculatus bairdii isolate BWxNUB_F1_BW_parent chromosome 8, HU_Pman_BW_mat_3.1, whole genome shotgun sequence, a single genomic window includes:
- the Fndc9 gene encoding fibronectin type III domain-containing protein 9, which produces MNIEVGNVSYTGAIISWSSSEPCLEDYYHIMYRPNWNSIFSSYLRYSFHHEEKVPRTITSVALEHLAPSTLYFLCISCKKAAFPYSHYCTMFHTLDKSPLAAGGSLVDPQISLWVLMAILLACFTAVLAFICLQFWCIRCHEPRWSYRAGHMEEANGLVRWPEEAPALGQREEDLQGLPLVELPRKNSGARVEAEPEAEANQDALDVVALARERGDQPGILPHYRA; this is translated from the coding sequence ATGAACATTGAGGTTGGGAACGTGTCTTACACGGGAGCCATCATCTCCTGGTCGTCCTCAGAGCCTTGCTTGGAGGACTATTACCATATTATGTACAGGCCCAACTGGAACAGTATCTTCTCCAGCTATCTGCGCTACAGCTTCCATCACGAGGAGAAGGTGCCTCGAACCATCACCTCTGTGGCGTTGGAACACCTCGCCCCTTCCACGCTCTACTTCCTCTGTATCAGCTGCAAGAAGGCTGCCTTCCCATACAGTCACTACTGTACCATGTTCCACACCCTGGATAAGAGTCCACTGGCTGCGGGCGGCTCCCTGGTGGACCCCCAAATTTCCCTTTGGGTGCTGATGGCCATCCTGCTGGCCTGCTTCACTGCTGTGTTGGCCTTCATCTGCCTCCAGTTCTGGTGCATCCGCTGTCATGAGCCTCGATGGTCTTACAGAGCTGGCCACATGGAGGAAGCCAATGGGTTGGTAAGATGGCCCGAGGAGGCCCCAGCCCTTGGTCAGAGGGAAGAAGACCTGCAGGGGCTCCCCCTGGTGGAACTGCCACGCAAGAACTCTGGGGCCAGAGTAGAAGCTGAACCAGAAGCAGAAGCCAACCAGGATGCCTTGGATGTGGTGGCCTTAGCTAGAGAGCGTGGTGACCAGCCAGGCATACTGCCTCACTATAGAGCGTGA